The bacterium genome includes the window ACAAGGACCAGCGCCAGCAATAGAGCCCACATCCGGCGAATCACACTCGAACACTATCCTGGGGCCTCCATGCTCCCGGCCGCCGGCTGTTCAAGATTTAGGGTTCTTGTCCTTCCCGAAACCGAACCGCTCCATTGACTTCTCAAACTCGTGCTGGGTGGAGTACACCGCCACCCGGTCGAACTGCCGCTGGATGTTCCGGTCGGTCACGTCGGCGTAAACGTCCACCGCCATCTTGGCCAGTCCCAGCGCCTCAATGGGCAGCGACATCAGGTGGCGGCAAAACGCGTACACCTCGTCCATCAGCGATTCCGCCGGGAACACCTCATGCATCAGCCCGATCGACTTGGCCTGCTCCGCGTCGACCTCCATGGTGGCCATCGCCATCCACTTGGCCCAACTGGGCCCGATAAGCCGGGTCAGCCTGCTGGTGCCCCCGCTTCCGGCGATGCTCCCCAAATTCACCTCCGGCAACAGGAACGATGCCTCTGGGGTGCAGAAACGGAAGTCCACCGATCCGGCCATCTCCACCCCCGCCCCCAGGCAGCGTCCCTGGATGGCCATGATCACCGGCTTCTCCACCGCCTCCATCTCGTCGTAAAGCAGGTGGTGGCTGCGGTAGTCCCGGCGGAAATTCCACCCCGGGTGCTGGTCCATGGTCTCGGGGTCGCCGGGCCGGTTCCCCGCTGGGCTGGAGATGTCCTGACCCGCGGTGAAATAGCGGCCCTTGGCGGTGATCACCATGCAGCGAAGATCGTCGCGGTCGCCCAGCGCCAGAACCGCATCCCACAGCGCCGCGGTCATCTCATGGCTGATGGCGTTCAGCTTGTCGGGGCGGTCGAGGGTGACCGTAATGATGCCCTCGTCGATGTCGATGACCGCGTTGGGGTGGCCGGCCGGGTCGTCAGCCATGGTTCAGACCCTAGTTGTCTGTCTAGGCGGCGGCCTCGCGCAGGCGAGTTGTGCGGTGTACCGGGTCGGTGTCGATCTTGGGTATCACGTGCTTGCCCAGCAGTTCGATGGTCTTGAGGTCGTCGGCCCGCTCGCTGGAGCCCATGCCGAACACCAGTTGGTCGGCCCCGGCGTCAGCCCACTGCTGACAGCCCTTGAGGGCCTGGTCGGGGTCGCCCATCACGCTGCCCGGCTGGCCGACGCTCTGCCACAGCTCATCAGCGGTCGGCATGGGGATGGTCTGGGGCCATGGCGGCACCCATTCGGGGCGGGGGAAAGTGTCGTGGTAGCGGAACACGTTGGACTGGAGATAGGTCATCGACGACCGCAGCGCGTGGTCCACGGCCCCCTGATCGGTTTCGGCCACGAACGCCCCGGTGGTCACCATGAGGTTGTCGTTGACGAACGCCCCCACCGGCTCGGCGTTGACGATGTCGTGTTTGTAGGCCTCCAGCACCGGGGCCAGCTCATCGAGGGCGCCCACCGAGAAACCGAGCACACCGAGGCCTTTGCGGGCGGCCATGGCGTAGCTGGTCACGTTGCCCGCCGCGTACCACATGGCCGGATGCCCCTTGCCCCACGGCTTGGGCAGCACCTTGCGGGGCGGGAGCGACCAGAATTTGCCCTCGTAGCCCTCGTAGGTGTCCTGGGTCCACATCTTGGCGAACTCGCCGATCACGTCTTCCCAGATCTCTTTGGTATGCGACGTGTCGGTGATGCCCTCCCGGTGCAGAAAGCCCAGGATCTCGTGGCTGCCGGCGCCTCGGCCGGTGCCGAACTCGAACCGGCCGCCGGTGAGGTGGTCGAGCATGGCCACCCGCTCGGCCACTTTGGCCGGGTGGTTCACCTGGGGCAGCGGGTTGAAGATGCCCGAGCCGATGTGGATGCGCTCGGTGGCGTGGGCCAGGTACCCGGCGATGGCGTCGTTGGCCGACATGTGGGAGTACTCGTCGAGGAAGTGGTGCTCGGGCAGCCACACGTACTTGAACCCGGCCTTGTCGGCCGCGATAACCAGCTCCAACTCCTCCATGAATGCAGTGTGCTCGGCATCGGGGTCGACGTCCCGGCGATGCTGGGGCACGTATCCCTGGATGAACAGTCCAAACTCCATGTCGGCCTCTCTGTGGATTTTCGGCTGATATTTCCTAGCATCCCGCCCGCCTCCGGGCCTAAGTGCGCAAGCGAATAGGCTTCCGGGCCGTGCTTCCCATCCGACCCGACCAGCCCCCCACTCCGCCCGCCGATGCCTTCGCCATCCACCGGGCCCCGGTCGATGGCGACCTGTCGCTGGCCTACATCCGCGAGGGAGAGGGCGGATACCCCCTGGTGTTGGTCCACGGCTATCCCGAGACCAAGCGCATCTGGTGGCGCAACATCATCCCGCTGGCCGAGGCCGGCTACGAGGTGATCGTGCCCGACCTGCGGGGCTACGGCGACTCCGACCTATCTGACAACGACCAGTACGACTTGGTCCTGTACTCCCGCGACATCCACACCCTGGTTCACGACGTGCTCGGCCACGAGCGGGTCGGACTGCTGGGCGGCGACGTGGGCGGCGCGGTGATCGTGGACATGGCCAACCGCTGGCCCGAGTTCGCCGAGCGGATGGTGTTCTTCAACACCGTGGCCCCCTTCATCGTCGACCAGGTGGACTGGTACACCGAGCGGGGCCTGTCGTTGAACCCGCTGCCCCACGGCCCCACCGGCGACTACCGCATCCGCCAGGGCCGCGACCCCGACCAGCTCCGGGCCGACCTCGACACCCCCGAGCGCCGCCGCCGCTATGTGCGCGACTGCTATGAGCATCGGCTGTGGGCCTCCCAGCATTCCTTCGAGGAGGACGACATCGATTTCATGACCGAGCCGTTCGCCGATCTGGAGCGGCTGGCCGCGGGCTGGTCGGTGTACCAACTGGAATACGGTCGACCCATGACCGAGCCGCCCATGATGGGCACCCAGGTCCAGGCCCCCACGCTCATTTTGTACGGCCCCGACGACCAGGTGGTGCCCAAGGACTTCCCCAAGCGCTGCGAGATCGCCTTCGCCAATCGGGTGGGGCCCGTGGTGATCCCCGAATGCGGCCATTTCCTCCAGTGGGAGCGGGCCGATGTGTTCAACGAGCTGGTGAAGTATTTCTACGCTGACCTGAAGGAGGGAAGCGGCTGATGCACCTCAACGAGTTCGCCTCCACGGCTGAACCCCTGGACATGACGGTCACCGCCGAGTTCGAGAGCCTGTGTACCAGCGCGGCCGACCTCGGCATCCCCCACGGTTCTGACATCACCTATGCGTCGCGCAACATCGTGGCCCGCCATCACCGCTTCCACTTCTCCGAGTGGGGCAGCTCTGACGCTTCCACCGTGCTGCTGCTTCACGGCGGCAACCAGTCGTGCCACTCCTGGGACCTGGTCAGCCTGGCGCTGGCCGACCGCTACCACGTTTTGGCCCTCGACCAGCGGGGCCACGGTGACAGCGAATGGGCCCGCGACGCCGACTACTCCTCGGGCGCCATGGCCGCCGACGCCGCCGCCTTCTGTGAGGCGCTCGGGGTGGCCGACCCCATCGTGATGGGCCACTCCATGGGGGGCATGAACACCATGCGCCTCACCCTCGACCACCCCGACCTGGCCAAGGCCATCGTGCTGGTGGACATCGGCCCTGAGATCTCCGAGGTGGGCACCCAGGTGATTCGCACCTTCGTCACCGAGAACCGGGAGTTCCAAGACTTGGATGACTTTGTGGCCGCGGTGCAGAAGTACGACCCCTATCGCAGCCGCGAGCACATCGAGCGAACGGTCAAGTACAACCTTTTCCAGCGGGTCGACGGCACCTACATCTCCAAGGTGGACCACGGACCCCGGCTGGCCCACGGGGCCGAACACCGCCGGGCTGGCGACCGCTTCACCCTGGAGGACGCCGAGTTCATCGCTCAGCCGGTGCTGCTGGTGCGAGGCGCCGACTCCTGGGTGCTCACCGCTGAGGCCGCTGAGCGGTTCGCCGATGCTCTTCCCAGCGGGCAGTTGGTGACCGTGCCTGATTGCAGCCACAACGTCCACGGCCAGAACACCCCCGGTTTTCTGGCCGCGGTGGAGCCGTTCTTGGCAAGGTTTGCGTAGTGAACGACATCGGCACTGCGGTCGAGGCCTGGGATGAGTGGTGCGATCTGCTCAAGCAGATGGGCCGCGAAGTGGTGGCCCCGCCCTATCCCACCGGCGACGGCGCCGACTTGGAAATGCTGGAGCATTTGGCCGACAACGTGGTGGCGTTTCTGGGCTGGGAAGTGCTCCATGCCGACCCTGCCCGCCCGGAGTTCAGCCGCCAGAACGATCTGATCACCCAGTGGGGCGGCCCCAACGCCGACAACGTGTACCGCCACGCCCGCATCGAGCCCGGTTGCCGGTACCGCATCACCGGCAACATGCACGGTTGCGACGATTTCATCATCGCCCTGCGGGCCGGGTTCATGCACAACGACATCTGGGGCACCAAGGCCACCATCACCGCCCACGACCTGGGCCTCGCCCGTCACGACGACTTCGAGATTTTGCTCGGGGGCGAAGAGCCCGGCGCAGTGGCCATTCCCGACGGGGTGCTGTCGGCGTCGATACGGGAGTACTACTTCGACTGGACGCCCGACGAGCCGGCCTTCTTCACCATCGAGTGCCTCGACCCCGAGCCCGCTCCCGTGCTCGACGGACCGGCTCTCGCCACCCGGGTGCGTCGGGCCATGATGCAGATTACCGACTCCATCGAGCGGTGGAACGCCTACATGGTGATGAATCGAGCCGAGCGCATCGACAACACCTTCACCAACCGCACCCTGGAGGTGTCCAAGGGCTTGTCCATGGCCCGCTACGAGTTCTGCTTCTGGGATCTAGAGCCCGACCAGG containing:
- a CDS encoding enoyl-CoA hydratase/isomerase family protein, whose protein sequence is MADDPAGHPNAVIDIDEGIITVTLDRPDKLNAISHEMTAALWDAVLALGDRDDLRCMVITAKGRYFTAGQDISSPAGNRPGDPETMDQHPGWNFRRDYRSHHLLYDEMEAVEKPVIMAIQGRCLGAGVEMAGSVDFRFCTPEASFLLPEVNLGSIAGSGGTSRLTRLIGPSWAKWMAMATMEVDAEQAKSIGLMHEVFPAESLMDEVYAFCRHLMSLPIEALGLAKMAVDVYADVTDRNIQRQFDRVAVYSTQHEFEKSMERFGFGKDKNPKS
- a CDS encoding LLM class flavin-dependent oxidoreductase, with translation MEFGLFIQGYVPQHRRDVDPDAEHTAFMEELELVIAADKAGFKYVWLPEHHFLDEYSHMSANDAIAGYLAHATERIHIGSGIFNPLPQVNHPAKVAERVAMLDHLTGGRFEFGTGRGAGSHEILGFLHREGITDTSHTKEIWEDVIGEFAKMWTQDTYEGYEGKFWSLPPRKVLPKPWGKGHPAMWYAAGNVTSYAMAARKGLGVLGFSVGALDELAPVLEAYKHDIVNAEPVGAFVNDNLMVTTGAFVAETDQGAVDHALRSSMTYLQSNVFRYHDTFPRPEWVPPWPQTIPMPTADELWQSVGQPGSVMGDPDQALKGCQQWADAGADQLVFGMGSSERADDLKTIELLGKHVIPKIDTDPVHRTTRLREAAA
- a CDS encoding alpha/beta hydrolase; the protein is MLPIRPDQPPTPPADAFAIHRAPVDGDLSLAYIREGEGGYPLVLVHGYPETKRIWWRNIIPLAEAGYEVIVPDLRGYGDSDLSDNDQYDLVLYSRDIHTLVHDVLGHERVGLLGGDVGGAVIVDMANRWPEFAERMVFFNTVAPFIVDQVDWYTERGLSLNPLPHGPTGDYRIRQGRDPDQLRADLDTPERRRRYVRDCYEHRLWASQHSFEEDDIDFMTEPFADLERLAAGWSVYQLEYGRPMTEPPMMGTQVQAPTLILYGPDDQVVPKDFPKRCEIAFANRVGPVVIPECGHFLQWERADVFNELVKYFYADLKEGSG
- a CDS encoding alpha/beta hydrolase; the encoded protein is MHLNEFASTAEPLDMTVTAEFESLCTSAADLGIPHGSDITYASRNIVARHHRFHFSEWGSSDASTVLLLHGGNQSCHSWDLVSLALADRYHVLALDQRGHGDSEWARDADYSSGAMAADAAAFCEALGVADPIVMGHSMGGMNTMRLTLDHPDLAKAIVLVDIGPEISEVGTQVIRTFVTENREFQDLDDFVAAVQKYDPYRSREHIERTVKYNLFQRVDGTYISKVDHGPRLAHGAEHRRAGDRFTLEDAEFIAQPVLLVRGADSWVLTAEAAERFADALPSGQLVTVPDCSHNVHGQNTPGFLAAVEPFLARFA